One Aegilops tauschii subsp. strangulata cultivar AL8/78 chromosome 7, Aet v6.0, whole genome shotgun sequence genomic window carries:
- the LOC109764773 gene encoding probable calcium-binding protein CML25/26 produces MNSHSIMVVPSVFAAFDTDGDGKVSASELRRCMEATLGEDVSEAEAAAVLAAVDADRDGLLNQEEFSRLTAPGAQEEDDADVKRRCLREAFGMYASSSTEDTITPASLRRTLSRLGSHELGVEECRAMICRFDLDGDGKLSFDEFRVMMMA; encoded by the coding sequence ATGAATAGTCACTCGATCATGGTGGTGCCGTCGGTGTTCGCCGCCTTTGACACGGACGGCGACGGCAAGGTGTCCGCGTCCGAGCTGCGCCGCTGCATGGAGGCGACGCTGGGTGAGGACGTGTccgaggcggaggcggcggcggtcctCGCGGCCGTGGACGCCGACCGCGATGGGCTGCTAAACCAAGAAGAGTTCTCGAGGCTGACAGCCCCCGGTGCCCAGGAAGAGGACGATGCCGACGTGAAGCGAAGGTGCCTGAGGGAGGCGTTTGGGATGTACGCGTCGTCGTCCACGGAAGACACGATTACGCCGGCGAGCCTGAGGCGGACGCTGAGCAGGCTGGGGTCACACGAGCTGGGCGTGGAGGAGTGCCGGGCAATGATCTGCAGATTCGACCTCGACGGTGACGGCAAACTATCCTTCGACGAGTTCCGGGTCATGATGATGGCCTGA
- the LOC109764774 gene encoding probable calcium-binding protein CML25/26: MNSHSIMAVPSVFAAFDKDGDGKVSVFELRRCMEATLGEDVPEEKAAVTLAAVDADGDGLLNQEEFSRLAAAGTHEEDDADVKRRCLREAFGMYASSSAEDTITPASLRRTLSRLGSHELGVEECRAMICRFDLDGDGKLSFDEFRIMMMA, encoded by the coding sequence ATGAATAGTCACTCGATCATGGCGGTGCCGTCGGTGTTCGCCGCCTTCGACAAGGACGGCGACGGCAAGGTTTCTGTGTTCGAGCTACGGCGCTGCATGGAGGCGACGCTGGGCGAGGACGTGCCCGAGGAGAAGGCGGCGGTGACCCTTGCTGCGGTGGACGCGGACGGCGACGGGCTGCTAAACCAAGAAGAGTTCTCGAGACTGGCCGCCGCCGGCACCCATGAAGAGGACGATGCCGACGTCAAGCGAAGGTGCCTGAGGGAGGCATTCGGGATGTACGCGTCGTCGTCTGCGGAAGACACGATTACCCCAGCGAGCTTGAGGCGGACGCTGAGCAGGCTGGGGTCGCACGAGCTGGGCGTGGAGGAGTGCAGGGCAATGATCTGCAGGTTCGACCTCGACGGGGACGGCAAACTCTCGTTCGACGAGTTCCGGATCATGATGATGGCCTGA